In the genome of Fusarium graminearum PH-1 chromosome 2, whole genome shotgun sequence, the window ACCAGGTGCGAGGAAGACGATATCAGCAGCCGCCTGCGCAGCCTCCGAAGAACCTTCGACAGCAATACCACAGTCAGCCTTCTTCAGAGAGGGAGCATCGTTGACACCGTCACCAGTCATTGCAGTGAGATGGCCTCTCTGCTGAAGCATCTCAACGACAGTGTACTTGTGCTCGGGAAAGACTTCGGCAAAACCATCAGCGCGTTCGACAAAGTCGTGCTGCATActtccagccaagccacCATGGATGAGACGATCAGAGTTGTAGACCTTGGTGCCCAGCGACAACATCTTGCAAGTTTCCTTGGCAATGGCGATGGCATCTCCTGTAAGCATCTTGACGGGAACACCGAGATGTCCAGCCTCGATGATAGTCTGAGCGGTATCCTCACGGGGCGGGTCGAACATGGAAAGCAATCCCAAAAGAATCCAGTCGCCGTCATTCTTCTTGTAAGCAACACCGAGAGAGCGGAAACCGCGACGAGCAAAGTCCTGGGCCTTCTCTCGGTAGAGTTCGCTGAGATGTTCAGATCCGGGTCCGAGAAGCTTCAAAATAGCCTTGGGAGCACCCTTTGCACAGACGTATTTGTCTTGACCGAGGCGGCATACGGCGGTGATTCGCTTGGAGACGGGGTCGAAAGGCGTGAATGACTCTGTTACCCAGCCCTGCTTGAGGATCTCTCGGGCTTCGGGGTAGCGCTTGAGCGTGAGGATAGTGACCTTGTCGATAGGGTCCAGTGTCTTTAGGTTGTGGCTAGAAGCAAGGGCTGCGCATGCCATCATCCAGTTGACATCTTCGCCTTCAGCGACAAAGGGGTCTCGGATTGAGAGCTTGTTGGCAGTCAATGTACCGGTCTTGTCTGAGCACAGGATATCGACTCCAGCGAGTGATTCGATAGCGGTAAGCTTTTGCACAATAGCCTTTTGCTTAGCCAAGTAGGCTGCTCCGACAGCCAGGGTGGTAGTAGTGACAACAGGTAAACCGACAGGGACACcgacgatgagaagaacaagcgCGTAGTGCAACAAGTTCTGCGAGCCATGAGCTGTGACGCTGATGTGGTGGAAGAAACCGCCAATCTGCTGATAGTTAGCTGACGTGACCTAGGTTGCAGCAATGAGATAATACTTACCCATGCAACCAAGATCCAGAACATGACCAAAACCAGAAGCGTGGTACCGATGTTGTTCATGATGGCCTTAAAATGACCTTGATCCTTGGCACCTTGGACGAGATCGGCCGTACGACCGACGAAAGACACTTTGGCACTTGATTGCACCATAGCAAAGGCCTTTCCTCTCTTGCAGCCAGTTGTGTAGTAGACCATATCGCCAAGATACTTCTCAACAGCCAGTGACTCTCCTGTGATGGAGGATTGATCAACGGCGGCGAGAGGGCGGCTTCGGTAATCCAGGGGCTCATTTCCGTGGGTATGCGCGTGGCCATCGTCGGTGTGCTTTGCATCTCCGTTGGCTCCGTCATCTTCGGCcatgtcatcttcctcgtcgctgTGGCCCAGCTTGTCTTCAGCTCTGAGTCGCTTGTAGATCTCAAAGTCTTCGGGTCGGGTGAAGTCACAGATAAGTCGGGCGTCTGCTGCAACAGTGCCACCTTCTTCGATGATGAGCTGCAATCATGTTAGGACCCTTTTCGTATATCATGTCAGATAGAATCACTTACAATATCGCCGGGGACCAATTCTCTAGCGAGAATTTCCTGCACGACAGAATCTCTCACGACATGGCAACGCATTGCGATATCTCCCTTCAAACTTGCGACGATATCGGcagcttgtttctcttggATAACTATAGAATGGTTAGTGTTGTTAGAGAGACAGTTAAGACTAAGGAGGTCTTACAGCCTACGAAGGCGttcaagagaaggatggctACGATGACTCCAAAATCTACCCAGTCGCCCAAGCCTACAGCGAGCAAAGCAGCGACTTCCATAACTATCACATGCGGTTAGTTGGTTCCCATGTGTTGACAGAGGGTTGTAGCTCACCATAGAGAATAGGACCAgtgaagaagccgaggaacTTTGCAAACATGTTTTCCTTTTCAGATGACAATTCGTTCCATCCGGTGACCTTTCTACGCCTCTCAACTTCGTCGGAGGATAAACCGAGTGATAGATCAGTCTCGAGCCACGCCTCAGAAACACCAGTGTTAGTGGTGGACTGTTCTTGGTCGTTGCTACTACTGCTCCAccaatgcttcttcttggtctttccATTGTCATCGCCATCAGCTACACTTCGACGGCGGTCTTCGCGGTAGTTGCTGATGTAGTGGTCGAGGGCGGGATACTCAGCAAGGTCAGGATCAGGGACGATGCTGGCAGATCGAGCTCGAGAGGCTCTCCTGCCAGCACTGGATTCGACATCATCAGTGTCCCTCTTGCGACGGTGGAACAGATTCGGCATGATGAATCGACCCGTGAAGAAGTGTAATGAACAAGAGCTCTAGGTGCGAATGCTAGTCCAGTAAACAACAAACATGCAAACACACTGGAGTACAACTTGTTTCTGGAGGCGCAACGAGCTGTATTTATTGTGTATGCATCCTGCAGACAGCTCGTTGCCTCATTCAGATAGCTCTTCTAATTTGCGTCGTCAGTCGAAACTGTAACCACACGCAACAACGCATAATCTTGCGCCCTCGTGCCCGCGACGACTCTATGACATGCGAGCGATATTTTTTCCATGCTGGCCGAGTGTTCCGAAAAGTCGGTTACCATGAAGGGAAGCTGAGATGTGCGTTGATCATATCCCTCCCGCTCACACCAGGAAACTCGAGGCTTGAGCAATGGGTGGTAAAGTTTCTGGGCAAAGCAAGTAAACGAAAGTCGATATCTCGCTACCGAATCGGCAGGGGCTGGTGGGTATCCAATGCCAACAGGTTCCGTTGCTTCGCGGCTTCAAACTATGCTGTACAAGGTGATATTACTGGCTTTCTGTGAGGGAGGTGCCGAAGGCTGACATCCGTCAGAACCGAGAAAACAAAGTTGGTTATTCCCGTCTAAGAGAAATTCGGCTATGCGGCATCAGGCGATCGTCATGGATAGCTCAGGGTCTGCATACGACGTTGAGGTCATATCAACCTGGTCGCCCGGTAGCTATgagttgtttttgtttgcaGTACTCTCAGTATGCATTGTTATTCGAACTGTTCAGAGCAGACTTCATTACGTCACCTGAATAACTGCTCTTACTTCAAGCAGGAAGCCGAATCGATCCATGTTCGTTCTAGAAGTATAATCGCGTGACGAATAAGTGGCTTGCAGGAGCTTGGCTGGCTTCCTATTGAACCGGTTTGTACGACCCCAGCAAGGCGAGAGGTATCACAAGCCGTTGACAAAAAGGACGCATTAAATTGCCAATTCCGAAAGAAGACCGCAGACAAAATATGCCGCTTTTCAGCATAAACTGCAAGTCAATGGATGCTTGTTCATCGCTTACACTACTATCTGTATGTACTTGTGATCCAATAACTGCTTGTTGACTGTCCTGATGGCGCAAACACCATGCCCTGTCGATCTCTCAGCCCATACTGTGAGAAAGAGCAATATCCTTCACCGATGTTTTCTTCGCAAATCGGGATAAAAATATCTACCTATAGGGTTAGCAAATGAATCGGCGGTCGTATTCCGTCCCCAGAAATCACAGAAGAGACGAGGCAGGGTCAGTCAAGACTAGTAAATgtaataataatattactACCATCAAGTTAGCAACCTTGTCCAGGTAAAAAAAAGATGCCGTTTCCGTACAGTTCACCTACTTTTTCTAAATACCCAAGAGAATAAgtccaagagcaagagcagcaggGGCGGCCTGAACGTAGAGAATACGCGTGTTGGCAGTTGTGATGCTGCCGAAGGCACCCGCAACTACGACACagccgttgaagaagatctgcAGCTGCTTCGCAAACACGGGGTTCGGGTGGAGAAGagaccaaaccaaaccagcGGATAGAAAGCCGTTGTACAAGCCCTGATTAGCAGCCAtggtcttggtctgctcGGCGAATTCGGGTGTGAGCTTAAAGGTCTTTCTTCCGCGGGGAGTAGTCCAAAGAGCAACCTCGAGCAACATAATGTAGCTATGTAAGGCGCCGACAAAGCCGGTAGTAGCGAGTCCGAAAAGGCCCATCTTTAATAGTTTGAACGGTGAGTAggtggttggttggttggaGATTTATCGCAAGATATGTAGAGGCAGTTGACGAGAGCTGATAGACGAGAGACGAGAACTGGTACAATAGAGACAAGAGCTGATAAGAGGCGCGGTACTCGATAGAAGAAACACGATAGCTGGTACAAGACAGACGCGCTTGATTGTTGAAAGGAATTAACTTTTGAGACAATGATCAAAGGGTTCGCGAT includes:
- a CDS encoding plasma membrane ATPase — translated: MPNLFHRRKRDTDDVESSAGRRASRARSASIVPDPDLAEYPALDHYISNYREDRRRSVADGDDNGKTKKKHWWSSSSNDQEQSTTNTGVSEAWLETDLSLGLSSDEVERRRKVTGWNELSSEKENMFAKFLGFFTGPILYVMEVAALLAVGLGDWVDFGVIVAILLLNAFVGFIQEKQAADIVASLKGDIAMRCHVVRDSVVQEILARELVPGDILIIEEGGTVAADARLICDFTRPEDFEIYKRLRAEDKLGHSDEEDDMAEDDGANGDAKHTDDGHAHTHGNEPLDYRSRPLAAVDQSSITGESLAVEKYLGDMVYYTTGCKRGKAFAMVQSSAKVSFVGRTADLVQGAKDQGHFKAIMNNIANYQQIGGFFHHISVTAHGSQNLLHYALVLLIVGVPVGLPVVTTTTLAVGAAYLAKQKAIVQKLTAIESLAGVDILCSDKTGTLTANKLSIRDPFVAEGEDVNWMMACAALASSHNLKTLDPIDKVTILTLKRYPEAREILKQGWVTESFTPFDPVSKRITAVCRLGQDKYVCAKGAPKAILKLLGPGSEHLSELYREKAQDFARRGFRSLGVAYKKNDGDWILLGLLSMFDPPREDTAQTIIEAGHLGVPVKMLTGDAIAIAKETCKMLSLGTKVYNSDRLIHGGLAGSMQHDFVERADGFAEVFPEHKYTVVEMLQQRGHLTAMTGDGVNDAPSLKKADCGIAVEGSSEAAQAAADIVFLAPGLSTIVLAIKTARQIFARMKSYIQYRIALCLHLEIYLTLSMVILNETIRVDLIVFLALFADLATVAVAYDNAHWEPRPVEWQLPKIWIMSVILGILLAIGTWIIRGTMFLPNGGIVQNFGSVQEILFLEVALTENWLIFVTRGGKTWPSWQLVGAILGVDILATLFCLFGWMSGIGETDAIHDNFKQSSNGWVDIVTVVIVWLYSFGVTVVIAIIYFILNKISWLDNLGRKDRRNKDTKLENILGHLQKLAIEHEVDEKTGKSKFTLAEKVADDDEDI